One genomic segment of Vibrio fluvialis includes these proteins:
- a CDS encoding helix-turn-helix transcriptional regulator produces MIFHDLISAVLNEREPFHNVWFAGDFHTPPEFSYQVNFPRLELVLYGEYINEMESHDRKVTNIIAQKGDAIFIPPNCWNKPDWDSDCSVLSILFGRRQLGLSFVSKRKGEANFYDIQKHSIQTRSGFAIDNILEALSSLARENTKKPMDELLLQALLQYAKTMLDAPAELQSQNRVQDLYQGICIYIQENFHRPITRDSIASRFSISSNHLSRLFRQQGHMTLADYITWVRVDRAKFMLKKYKFKLNDVSVRCGFKDVNYFCRVFKSRTGRTPTEYRGSI; encoded by the coding sequence ATGATTTTTCATGATTTAATTTCAGCCGTGTTAAATGAACGCGAACCTTTTCATAATGTTTGGTTTGCGGGTGATTTTCATACGCCGCCTGAATTTAGTTATCAAGTTAATTTCCCCCGTTTAGAATTAGTCCTTTACGGAGAGTATATTAACGAAATGGAAAGTCATGACCGAAAAGTCACCAATATTATCGCTCAGAAAGGAGACGCGATATTTATTCCGCCCAACTGTTGGAACAAACCTGACTGGGATAGTGATTGTTCAGTCTTGAGCATTCTCTTTGGGCGTCGCCAGCTTGGACTTAGCTTTGTGAGTAAACGTAAAGGCGAGGCAAACTTCTATGACATTCAAAAACACAGTATTCAGACGCGCTCAGGTTTCGCCATTGATAACATTTTAGAAGCACTGAGTTCGCTGGCGCGTGAAAATACCAAGAAGCCGATGGATGAATTACTGCTGCAGGCTTTGTTACAGTATGCGAAAACGATGCTGGATGCGCCTGCCGAGCTGCAATCACAAAATCGGGTTCAAGATCTCTATCAGGGAATTTGTATCTACATTCAGGAGAATTTCCATCGGCCAATTACGCGGGACAGCATTGCGTCTCGGTTCAGCATTTCATCTAACCATTTATCTCGTCTTTTCCGCCAGCAAGGGCATATGACTTTGGCAGATTACATTACGTGGGTAAGAGTGGATCGCGCCAAGTTCATGTTGAAGAAGTACAAATTCAAACTCAACGACGTATCAGTACGGTGTGGTTTTAAAGATGTGAACTACTTCTGCCGCGTATTTAAAAGCCGCACTGGCAGAACGCCAACAGAGTATCGTGGTTCAATTTAA
- a CDS encoding PTS fructose transporter subunit IIABC — protein MITKLINEDLIKLDLQATSKEDVFKELVSILYTQGRISDQAQFLADIKERETLGNTGFEDGVAIPHAKSAAVLAPAVVIGVSQSGIDYGAEDGLPSKLFFMIASPDGGDNHHIEVLAELSSKLIEDGFIDAFLSATTSEQALALLLAKQEPQPTASAEESKGFIIGVTGCPAGVAHTYLAAEALEKGAAAMGYAIKVETNGSIGVKNGPTEDEIQRADAIIVACDKQVDMNRFAGKRVVKTNVKAPIRDAQGVINEALSAPVFQAEMKASTPSSVSDKASQARSDLYRYLMNGVSHMIPFVVTGGLLIALSLAIGGQPSEAGMAIPEGSMWNQILNVGVVAFTLMIPILAGYIAYAIADRPALTPGLIGGWIANNGSFYGADAGTGFIGAIIAGLLVGYFVKWITSINYHKFIQPLVPIMIAPITGSLFIAGLFIFVIGAPIASLMDGLTALLTTMSTGNVVLLGIVLGGMAGFDMGGPFNKVAFLFSVGMIASGQTQFMGAMACAIPVAPLGMALATVLGRKFDLFEESETEAGKAAGAMGLVGISEGAIPFAAQDPMSVIPANVLGSMVAAVMAFSFGITNSVAHGGPVVALLGAMNHPLLALICMAAGAAVTAVTCVTLKKVRKAKMIEAIA, from the coding sequence ATGATCACCAAACTAATAAATGAAGATTTAATTAAACTCGATCTTCAAGCGACTTCGAAAGAAGATGTATTTAAAGAACTCGTTTCTATTCTTTATACGCAAGGTCGTATTTCTGACCAAGCCCAATTCCTTGCCGATATTAAAGAGCGTGAAACATTAGGTAATACAGGATTTGAAGATGGTGTTGCCATTCCGCATGCGAAGAGTGCTGCCGTTCTAGCGCCTGCGGTTGTCATCGGCGTTAGCCAGTCTGGCATCGACTACGGCGCAGAAGACGGTTTGCCATCCAAGTTGTTCTTTATGATCGCCTCTCCGGACGGTGGCGATAATCACCACATCGAAGTGCTGGCAGAACTATCTTCAAAACTGATTGAAGATGGCTTTATTGATGCCTTCCTCAGCGCCACAACCTCAGAACAAGCACTTGCCCTGCTGCTCGCAAAACAAGAGCCTCAACCCACAGCCAGCGCAGAAGAAAGTAAAGGTTTCATCATCGGCGTCACTGGCTGCCCAGCAGGCGTTGCTCACACTTACCTTGCTGCCGAAGCATTAGAGAAAGGCGCGGCTGCGATGGGTTACGCGATTAAGGTTGAGACCAACGGTTCTATCGGGGTAAAAAACGGTCCGACAGAAGACGAGATCCAACGTGCTGATGCCATCATCGTGGCGTGTGACAAACAGGTCGACATGAACCGCTTTGCAGGCAAACGCGTGGTGAAGACCAACGTTAAAGCGCCCATCCGTGATGCGCAAGGCGTGATTAACGAGGCATTAAGCGCACCGGTTTTCCAAGCTGAGATGAAAGCTAGCACCCCATCTTCGGTCTCAGACAAAGCCTCTCAGGCTCGCTCTGATCTTTACCGTTATTTGATGAACGGCGTCTCACACATGATCCCATTTGTGGTCACCGGCGGTCTGTTGATTGCGCTCTCTCTGGCGATTGGCGGCCAACCAAGCGAAGCAGGAATGGCCATCCCGGAAGGCAGCATGTGGAATCAGATCCTAAACGTGGGTGTGGTTGCCTTTACATTAATGATCCCAATTCTTGCTGGCTACATTGCTTACGCAATTGCCGACCGTCCTGCGTTAACGCCAGGTTTGATCGGTGGCTGGATTGCAAACAACGGTTCGTTCTACGGCGCAGATGCAGGTACTGGCTTCATTGGTGCCATTATCGCCGGTTTGCTGGTTGGTTACTTCGTGAAGTGGATTACTTCCATCAACTACCACAAGTTCATTCAACCTTTAGTGCCAATCATGATTGCGCCGATTACCGGCTCATTGTTCATCGCAGGGCTCTTTATCTTCGTTATCGGCGCGCCAATCGCCAGCCTGATGGATGGACTCACCGCCCTGCTGACTACCATGAGTACCGGTAACGTAGTCCTGCTCGGTATCGTACTTGGCGGTATGGCCGGCTTTGATATGGGTGGCCCGTTCAACAAAGTCGCTTTCCTCTTCTCTGTCGGCATGATTGCCAGCGGTCAAACTCAATTTATGGGCGCGATGGCGTGTGCTATCCCAGTTGCTCCACTGGGTATGGCTCTGGCTACCGTCTTGGGCCGTAAGTTTGACCTGTTCGAAGAGTCAGAGACGGAAGCAGGTAAAGCCGCAGGAGCGATGGGTCTGGTCGGCATTTCTGAAGGTGCAATCCCATTCGCAGCGCAGGATCCAATGTCAGTCATTCCGGCAAACGTCCTTGGCTCAATGGTCGCGGCCGTTATGGCGTTCTCATTTGGCATCACCAACAGCGTCGCACATGGTGGTCCTGTGGTCGCACTGCTTGGCGCAATGAACCACCCACTATTAGCTCTGATCTGCATGGCAGCAGGCGCAGCAGTTACCGCAGTCACCTGTGTAACGCTCAAGAAAGTCCGCAAAGCAAAAATGATTGAAGCTATCGCTTAA